The proteins below come from a single Limosilactobacillus reuteri genomic window:
- a CDS encoding PD-(D/E)XK nuclease family protein, translating into MRLNKEQRKALEKKYGVDRIWSFSRLQTFHNCIQEYVHLYLRHDVPRTDNVYTIFGSEVHDITEGLTKKEFDLTSAKSLWDNFVKRWENDPDGLRFDTEKIKQGYIGNLGHYFTHTNIPEGSKFHTELPVMTKVGGTKEKPHYVFVGYIDTEYIDKEGNVVLVDYKSSSKSSFSKSKLPEKSMQLMLYSIGIHQQENIPYEKIKARFDMMKYVTVHYKQENGKWNTSVQERSIWVLKMQKKLETKLKKLGIDKEEARKLIQIASLANNMDNLPKEVQDQFYITNYYIELDINEDDCNDLLRKIEKQCDEIIELEQLSPDAQDSFADVNHHYNPDDYYDKKLCAYHTSAKFLEQEKTLIGKPQSEFKIENKGNNILDLFKSDNKERNDETLMKELFA; encoded by the coding sequence TTGAGATTAAATAAAGAACAAAGAAAAGCCTTGGAAAAGAAATACGGGGTAGATAGAATTTGGAGCTTCTCACGCCTTCAAACATTTCACAATTGCATTCAGGAATATGTGCATCTATACCTCCGTCATGATGTACCACGAACAGATAATGTTTACACGATTTTTGGTAGTGAAGTCCATGACATTACTGAAGGACTGACTAAAAAAGAATTTGATTTAACTTCAGCTAAATCTTTATGGGATAACTTCGTAAAACGTTGGGAGAATGACCCCGATGGATTAAGATTTGATACTGAGAAGATTAAACAAGGTTATATTGGAAATCTCGGTCATTACTTTACTCATACAAATATTCCGGAAGGAAGTAAATTCCACACAGAATTACCAGTTATGACTAAAGTTGGTGGGACAAAAGAAAAGCCTCATTATGTATTTGTCGGATATATTGATACTGAATACATCGACAAAGAAGGTAATGTAGTCTTAGTAGATTATAAGTCTTCTAGTAAATCTAGCTTCTCGAAATCAAAGCTGCCAGAAAAGTCTATGCAATTAATGCTATATTCCATTGGTATTCATCAACAGGAAAACATTCCTTATGAAAAAATCAAGGCACGCTTTGACATGATGAAATATGTAACTGTCCATTATAAGCAAGAAAATGGTAAATGGAACACCAGTGTGCAAGAACGTTCGATTTGGGTTCTAAAAATGCAAAAGAAATTGGAAACCAAGTTAAAGAAATTAGGTATAGATAAAGAAGAAGCAAGAAAATTGATTCAAATTGCTTCACTTGCGAATAATATGGACAACCTTCCTAAAGAGGTTCAAGACCAATTTTATATAACTAATTATTATATTGAGTTAGATATTAATGAAGACGACTGTAATGATTTGTTGAGAAAGATTGAAAAACAATGTGATGAAATCATTGAGTTAGAACAATTATCACCAGATGCGCAAGATAGTTTTGCTGATGTGAATCATCATTATAATCCAGATGATTACTACGATAAAAAATTATGTGCATATCACACTTCTGCTAAGTTCTTGGAACAAGAGAAGACGTTAATTGGTAAACCACAGTCAGAATTTAAGATTGAAAATAAGGGTAATAATATTCTAGATTTATTTAAATCTGACAATAAGGAACGAAATGACGAAACCCTTATGAAAGAGTTATTTGCTTAG
- a CDS encoding PHP domain-containing protein — protein sequence MSYNYWVSLHQHDYFSNAGGYFEIVTSTKDYIKYAKKYNLPAVCITNHGNISGWVQRKRDIEATGLKYIHGMEGYTTMDLEDKNRGYHTIMIAKNYDGVKEINRLSSKSFNRDDGHFYYHGRITFDELQQVVSNGNIIITTACLAGPIAQNLVSSDMSDEERTSRNNVLQQWIELARNNRDNVYLEVQPHDNVEQAELNSVLQGYANQYNLQLVASNDIHALDQDHDRLRKIIKKGKRNGYDNDDQFELWCKTRSEMVDEFNKQGVLTQESIQKALDATVDIVNSVENFELDRNPKYPQLYDNPEQEFQRRIKHGLLKRGIDKLPTDERRAYINRVNHEYSVYKHNGAIDYMLSHQDIINAAKEHGIHFGPGRGSVGGSLIAYLCGQTEMDSLKLGLNFERFMNPERVSLPDIDVDAFSKDQKWVQQWILTNPKWHAASIMTANTYGLKAAIKAVADGMDRYAGKPAYIQSIRNQIGDDGVVPTEVYEEHQQLIDDAKKVVGVIDSFGRHAAGIIIDTNTIDDTLGVQTISGWDYPVTQIDMGEIEYLKNIKYDVLGLDNIGLISRTAELAGIPFPTPDSDFIDFEDEAVWNSMRENNIGVFQMEGDRAGKLLRDMLSSETIRNIHSNEAGKDVKYMDLLSLVNAGQRPAGSSYVDAVTHGRFKDNNHSALNKFLAPTLGQLVYQEQLIQFLVEFCGRSAGEADVLRRAVGHKIKSVIDEEVPKIHKDFINTMVTKYNDSPEHAEKIADDFIQVFMDAANYGFSINHSMAYSYIGYISTWLRYYYPLEWCTAAFQIWEGKQDKLNRVISFAKEHNIQLKSFEFGKSKSGYYLEKNSKTIYEGTTSVKGVSSDVGDQLYLLHDKQNKTFTDLLMDIYDNSQVSIKSIDGNLKPGTYDIKELYNSFNEDELKQLDKLVKVKSDTVTTRYNQAFAVTQRDLLNLILLNFFSDFGSPKKLKSVYEKFHKTYKPKNKRFVGKSQKYHECLEYEKSLDDDDFPLITTLQNEYDLLGRCLTTNSNIPSNYAFITSLIVRSNKVIVGLYSIKHGKEVKAFVSKRLYNSSSIAKGDLIKVGDTTARPKTIMQDGKWVKSRTDKDLWIDSFEHVNKAN from the coding sequence ATGAGCTACAATTATTGGGTATCATTACATCAACACGATTATTTTTCGAATGCTGGTGGGTATTTTGAAATTGTGACGAGTACTAAGGACTATATCAAATATGCAAAGAAATATAATTTACCAGCGGTATGTATTACCAACCACGGAAATATCAGTGGATGGGTTCAAAGGAAACGAGACATTGAAGCAACAGGGTTAAAGTACATTCATGGCATGGAAGGCTATACTACGATGGATTTAGAAGATAAAAATCGTGGATATCATACTATTATGATTGCCAAAAATTATGATGGCGTTAAAGAGATTAATCGCTTATCCTCAAAGTCATTTAATCGTGACGATGGACATTTCTATTATCACGGAAGAATCACTTTTGATGAACTTCAACAAGTTGTCTCAAATGGAAATATTATTATAACCACCGCTTGTCTTGCTGGACCAATTGCTCAAAACTTAGTCTCTTCTGATATGAGCGATGAAGAGAGAACGAGTCGCAATAATGTATTACAACAATGGATAGAATTAGCCCGAAATAATCGCGATAACGTTTATCTTGAAGTTCAACCTCATGACAATGTGGAGCAAGCGGAATTAAATAGTGTTTTACAAGGTTATGCTAATCAGTATAATTTACAACTTGTTGCCTCTAACGATATTCATGCTTTGGATCAGGACCATGATCGTTTGCGCAAGATTATTAAGAAGGGCAAGCGAAATGGTTATGACAATGATGATCAATTCGAATTGTGGTGTAAGACTCGCTCTGAGATGGTTGATGAATTCAACAAACAGGGAGTATTAACACAAGAGAGCATCCAAAAGGCATTGGACGCCACTGTTGATATTGTTAATTCTGTTGAAAATTTCGAATTAGATAGAAATCCTAAGTATCCACAATTGTATGATAATCCAGAACAAGAATTTCAAAGAAGAATTAAACATGGGCTGCTAAAACGAGGTATAGATAAGCTCCCTACAGATGAACGCCGAGCGTATATTAATCGTGTTAATCATGAATATAGTGTCTATAAGCATAATGGTGCGATTGATTACATGTTATCACACCAAGATATTATCAATGCGGCTAAAGAGCATGGTATTCATTTTGGCCCTGGACGTGGTAGTGTTGGTGGATCTTTGATTGCCTATCTATGTGGTCAAACAGAGATGGATTCACTAAAATTGGGATTGAATTTTGAACGATTTATGAACCCAGAACGTGTTAGCCTTCCCGATATTGATGTAGACGCATTTAGCAAGGACCAAAAGTGGGTGCAACAATGGATTTTAACTAATCCTAAATGGCACGCCGCGTCAATTATGACCGCTAACACCTATGGACTAAAAGCTGCCATTAAAGCAGTCGCGGATGGTATGGATCGTTATGCTGGTAAACCAGCATATATTCAATCGATTCGCAACCAGATTGGTGATGATGGTGTTGTCCCAACCGAAGTGTATGAAGAACATCAACAATTGATTGATGACGCTAAAAAGGTAGTTGGTGTAATCGATTCGTTTGGACGCCATGCCGCAGGTATAATTATTGATACAAATACCATTGACGATACGCTTGGAGTACAGACTATTTCTGGCTGGGATTATCCAGTAACCCAGATAGACATGGGAGAAATCGAATATTTGAAAAATATTAAGTATGACGTATTAGGACTAGATAATATAGGGTTAATCTCACGTACCGCTGAATTAGCAGGGATTCCATTCCCCACACCAGATAGTGATTTTATTGATTTTGAAGACGAAGCCGTATGGAATTCAATGAGAGAAAACAACATTGGTGTATTCCAAATGGAAGGAGATCGTGCAGGTAAATTACTGCGTGATATGTTATCTTCAGAAACTATTCGAAATATTCACTCTAACGAAGCGGGTAAAGATGTTAAATACATGGACTTACTGAGCCTCGTTAATGCAGGACAACGCCCAGCAGGTTCAAGTTATGTTGATGCGGTTACTCATGGACGATTTAAAGATAATAATCATTCAGCACTAAATAAGTTCTTAGCTCCAACATTAGGACAGCTAGTTTATCAAGAGCAATTAATTCAATTCTTGGTTGAATTTTGCGGTCGAAGTGCAGGCGAGGCAGACGTTCTAAGACGTGCGGTGGGCCATAAGATCAAGTCGGTCATTGACGAAGAAGTCCCAAAGATACATAAAGATTTTATTAATACTATGGTTACAAAATACAATGATTCACCAGAGCACGCTGAAAAAATAGCTGATGACTTCATTCAGGTTTTCATGGATGCGGCCAATTATGGTTTCTCCATCAATCACTCAATGGCCTATTCGTATATTGGTTATATTTCGACTTGGTTGCGTTATTACTACCCACTAGAATGGTGTACGGCAGCATTCCAGATTTGGGAAGGTAAGCAAGATAAACTTAATCGCGTAATTAGTTTTGCTAAAGAACATAATATTCAATTAAAATCATTTGAGTTTGGTAAGTCAAAAAGTGGATATTACCTAGAGAAGAACTCGAAAACTATTTACGAAGGAACGACTTCCGTTAAAGGCGTATCAAGCGATGTGGGAGATCAATTATACTTATTACACGATAAGCAAAATAAAACTTTTACGGATTTATTAATGGATATCTATGATAATTCACAAGTAAGTATTAAAAGTATTGACGGAAACTTAAAGCCCGGAACATATGATATAAAAGAGCTTTACAATTCGTTCAATGAAGATGAATTAAAACAATTGGATAAGTTAGTGAAAGTCAAGTCGGATACAGTAACCACTAGATACAATCAGGCGTTTGCAGTTACACAACGTGACTTGTTAAACTTAATATTGCTGAATTTCTTCTCTGATTTTGGTTCGCCGAAGAAGTTAAAATCTGTTTATGAAAAGTTTCATAAAACTTACAAGCCTAAAAATAAGAGATTCGTTGGTAAAAGCCAAAAATATCACGAATGCTTAGAATATGAAAAGTCGTTAGACGATGATGACTTCCCATTAATTACTACGCTACAAAACGAATATGATTTACTAGGTAGATGCCTAACTACTAATAGTAATATTCCATCTAATTATGCTTTTATTACCAGTCTAATAGTAAGAAGTAATAAAGTCATTGTAGGACTGTACTCAATTAAACATGGGAAAGAAGTCAAAGCGTTTGTCTCTAAAAGACTTTATAACTCAAGTAGTATCGCAAAAGGAGATCTCATCAAAGTTGGTGATACTACAGCTCGACCAAAGACTATTATGCAGGACGGTAAATGGGTGAAGAGTAGGACTGACAAGGACTTATGGATCGACAGTTTTGAACATGTTAACAAGGCTAATTAA
- a CDS encoding ligase, producing the protein MIETIINDLKAIVDEISAESSNNNKITILKKNADNEEFKKLLKFVYDDFIRTGLSVKMLNETPRSSVVATDYTGDYTLDGLMNYITEHNTGTLSTVYLIQDFASLFDDDTKQFIYQIFGKELKIGITAKTINKALGKGFIREFNIQLAHPYHKYTEKVPGNEFTLTQKLDGHRAVFIVKNGKGQFYTRKGLPIHRLEIQTEQALKLAELLGNYGAEDYVLDGELLLSNDENMETKDLFRATSRILRSETADKSDIQYNVFDALPTKEFEEGKSENTFDDRKSFLTMAFSDFDYNEPQSIDHIHLVRDLYVGSDISVIKDLQQNLVEPNGWEGLMLNLNNEYYVTKRTSGLLKIKEFFDADVLVKDIFEGTGKFKGTLGGIIVDYKGYDIRVGSGFTDADRECYWNNPDEIIGKIVDISYFEETHNQKNDDISLRFPTFLSVRFDKTPADISYEV; encoded by the coding sequence ATGATAGAAACAATCATTAATGACTTAAAAGCAATTGTTGATGAAATTAGTGCGGAGAGCTCTAATAACAACAAAATTACTATCTTAAAGAAGAATGCGGATAATGAAGAGTTCAAAAAGCTATTAAAGTTTGTCTATGACGACTTTATTCGTACAGGATTATCAGTAAAAATGTTGAATGAAACCCCAAGATCAAGTGTTGTGGCCACGGATTATACTGGTGACTATACTCTCGATGGTTTGATGAATTATATAACGGAACATAATACCGGGACCCTATCCACTGTATACTTGATTCAAGACTTTGCTTCATTATTTGATGATGACACTAAGCAGTTTATCTATCAAATTTTTGGTAAAGAATTAAAGATCGGTATCACGGCTAAAACTATTAATAAAGCGCTAGGCAAGGGATTTATCCGTGAATTTAATATTCAGTTAGCACATCCGTATCATAAGTATACAGAAAAGGTTCCAGGCAACGAATTTACCTTAACTCAAAAATTAGACGGTCATAGAGCTGTGTTCATTGTTAAGAATGGCAAGGGGCAATTCTATACGCGTAAGGGATTACCTATTCATAGATTAGAGATACAAACAGAACAAGCATTAAAGCTTGCTGAATTGCTTGGAAATTATGGCGCTGAGGACTATGTATTAGACGGAGAACTATTGTTATCTAATGATGAAAATATGGAAACAAAAGATTTGTTCCGTGCCACCTCACGTATATTACGTAGTGAGACTGCCGATAAGAGTGATATTCAATATAATGTCTTTGACGCGCTGCCTACTAAGGAGTTTGAGGAAGGTAAGTCTGAAAATACATTTGACGATCGTAAAAGCTTCTTGACGATGGCTTTTAGTGACTTTGATTACAATGAACCACAATCAATTGATCACATTCATCTTGTTAGAGATTTATATGTGGGTTCTGATATTTCAGTGATTAAAGATTTACAACAAAACCTAGTAGAGCCAAATGGTTGGGAAGGGCTTATGCTAAATCTTAATAATGAATATTATGTAACCAAGCGAACAAGTGGATTGCTTAAAATTAAGGAGTTCTTTGATGCTGACGTCTTGGTGAAGGATATATTCGAGGGGACCGGCAAGTTTAAAGGAACCCTTGGCGGAATTATTGTTGATTACAAAGGATATGATATTCGTGTCGGGTCTGGATTTACGGATGCTGATAGAGAATGCTATTGGAATAATCCAGATGAGATTATTGGCAAGATAGTTGATATTAGCTATTTTGAAGAAACACATAACCAGAAGAACGACGATATCAGTCTTCGTTTTCCCACATTTCTCTCAGTAAGATTTGACAAGACACCTGCCGATATTTCATATGAGGTTTAG
- a CDS encoding DUF1064 domain-containing protein — MSYIAKNKAGTWFGQKIEKDGYKFDSIKEYNFYENFVKPSGLKFEVHKGFKLHPIIELQNGDLRLRSSIYTPDFVLYNKDGGMKHVIDIKSGFTQFAIDSAAALRFKLFADKYKVPVEVIVPRVHDFRVKIMGTTKKFDPLIRENLTYDTSELVKEAFSNLKG, encoded by the coding sequence ATGTCTTACATAGCGAAGAATAAAGCAGGAACATGGTTTGGACAAAAAATAGAAAAAGATGGCTATAAGTTTGATTCAATTAAGGAATATAACTTTTACGAAAATTTTGTTAAGCCATCTGGATTAAAGTTCGAAGTGCATAAAGGATTTAAGTTGCATCCTATTATCGAACTACAAAATGGTGATTTAAGACTTAGGTCGAGTATTTATACACCGGACTTTGTTCTTTATAACAAAGATGGTGGAATGAAGCATGTAATTGATATTAAATCAGGATTTACTCAATTCGCTATTGATTCTGCCGCAGCGTTACGATTCAAATTATTTGCTGATAAATACAAAGTTCCCGTTGAAGTTATTGTTCCAAGAGTTCATGACTTTCGAGTGAAGATCATGGGGACTACGAAGAAATTTGACCCACTTATTAGAGAAAATTTGACGTATGACACATCTGAATTAGTAAAGGAAGCTTTTTCGAATTTGAAGGGTTGA